The window AGAAGCGTTGCATGAAGAATGCCGAGGAGAAAAACAGACAGAACTGCCGGGTGGCGAACAAAACGGACAAAATGTTCGTCCACATCAAAGCTGGTGCGGATGGAAATGGGCAGCAGGATCCGTTGGATGATAATATCAGCGACCTTGCTCAGAATAATATAAAAGCAGATAACCGTGGCACGCTGTCCGAATTGATACTGATCAAGGTCAATCAGGGTTGTGCTGAACCAATGGTTGAACCAATGGGAAAGGGCTTGCGGCAGGATGCTGAGGTCCATAGTCTTTCGATAGAGAGATCAGGCGGGTTGTTCGGTGGAAAAAGGTTTGGCTTCCTCAATAATCATGATGGGGATGCCGTCACGAATTGCATATATGAGTTGGCAGGCAGGGCAGCGTAAGGCCTGTTGGTCGTCGTCCAGTGTTATCTTTCCCTTGCACTGGGGGCAGGCAAGGATATCAAGCAGTTCCTTTTTCATAAGTACGTTTTGGGTTTGATGAGGATGTGTGCAGATTCTTTGTAGATCTCTCAGGAATCTCTTTAAAAGATAAGGAGAATGCAATATTGTACCAGAAAAAATAAGGGCTGACAGTAAAACAAACAAGAGCATTCGGAGAAAAGATGAAAAAACGTATACCAGTAGACCAGGCCGTTGGTATGGTACTGCCCCATGATATTACCGAAATTGTTCAGGGGGAATTTAAAGGATGTGCCTTTAAAAAAGGGCATATTCTTCGCCTGGAAGATGTTGAGCATCTGCGCCGATTGGGAAAAGAGCATATTTATGCCCTGGAGCTTTCAGAGGGGGAAATCCACGAAAACGAAGCTGCTCGTCTGCTGGCAGTGGCCCTGAGCGGGGAGGGCGTTGAGCATTCAGATAAAATATCCGAGGGCAAGGCCTCTCTCCGGGCTTCTTGCGATGGCCTGCTCAAGATCGAGAAAGAGGTCCTGTATCGCCTCAATCTGCTGGGCGAGGTCATGTGTTCCACCCTGCATACTGATACCCCGGTAAAAAAAGGTGAGCAGGTGGCAGCCACTCGCTTGATCCCCCTAGTGGGCGAGCGCGCTCTGGTGGAAGAGGCCGTGGCGATTGCCGAGTCTGGCGAATCCGGTGAAAAGATCGTTCGGGTTCTGCCGCTGAAAAAGGTCAAGGCTGGCTTGGTTGTGACCGGCGGTGAGGTCTATTACGGTCGGATTGAGGATAAATTTGAGGGCGTGCTTCGGGCTAAGATGACG is drawn from Candidatus Electrothrix aestuarii and contains these coding sequences:
- a CDS encoding molybdopterin-binding protein; this encodes MKKRIPVDQAVGMVLPHDITEIVQGEFKGCAFKKGHILRLEDVEHLRRLGKEHIYALELSEGEIHENEAARLLAVALSGEGVEHSDKISEGKASLRASCDGLLKIEKEVLYRLNLLGEVMCSTLHTDTPVKKGEQVAATRLIPLVGERALVEEAVAIAESGESGEKIVRVLPLKKVKAGLVVTGGEVYYGRIEDKFEGVLRAKMTELGSEVVRVGFAPDDASRIADEIRLCLEAGADLIITSGGMSVDPDDVTRAGIREAGAVDTVYGTPVLPGAMFLVGRIGEVPVLGLPACGMFHKITVFDLILPRILTGESVGREEFAAMGHGGLCRHCTHCQYPVCNFGK
- a CDS encoding Trm112 family protein, which encodes MKKELLDILACPQCKGKITLDDDQQALRCPACQLIYAIRDGIPIMIIEEAKPFSTEQPA